In one window of Aphidius gifuensis isolate YNYX2018 linkage group LG4, ASM1490517v1, whole genome shotgun sequence DNA:
- the LOC122855339 gene encoding uncharacterized protein LOC122855339, with the protein MKFLIVILSALIAGISSQIVVPTYPLVKSLPTCDLEKLVGTWYTWSAIPNGYEPSQKCSTVEVVLNKEGGFSATVSYISILTGSTNKFNFSAYPIQGSRSQFDLKFQPLALERNSVGIILDTDYIHFYVLEMIQMAEDGSMLQYAWVLSKNATLDAQSCDRADHALELNGISKTSLKRVSRYGCSLY; encoded by the exons ATGaagtttttaattgtaattttatcggCACTTATTGCTGGTATTTCATCACAAATTGTAGTACCAACTTATCCTCTTGTTAAATCATTGCCAACTTGTGATCTTGAAAAG TTAGTAGGAACTTGGTATACATGGTCAGCAATTCCAAATGGATATGAACCAAGTCAAAAATGTAGTACCGTTGaagttgttttaaataaagaagGAGGTTTTTCAGCAACTGTTTCATATATAAGTATTCT aaCTGGAagtacaaataaattcaatttctcTGCATATCCAATTCAAGGATCTCGATcacaatttgatttaaaattccaACCACTTGCACTTGAAAGAAACAGTGTTGGAATTATTTTAGATACTGATTATATTCACTTTTATGTTCTCGAAATGATTCAAATGGCCGAAGATGGAAG TATGTTGCAATATGCTTGGGTTCTATCTAAAAATGCTACACTCGATGCACAAAGTTGTGATCGTGCTGATCATGCTTTAGAACTTAACGGTATCAGTAAAACATCATTGAAACGTGTATCACGATATGGCTGTTCATTATACTAA